The following are encoded together in the Chaetodon auriga isolate fChaAug3 chromosome 4, fChaAug3.hap1, whole genome shotgun sequence genome:
- the pdcd4b gene encoding programmed cell death protein 4b, producing the protein MANDCEAWLNANPVEAGDLSDSFASGDEDNRELVIGNKNISNEINGNWVSSSSNSIHEARLKAKAKRRLRKNSSRDSGRGDSLSDTGDVVRGTSVAPTSPKSKLLDRKSRLGKGRGLPKKGGAGGKGVWGRSGEVYEPEEVDEKDPNYDEAQENCVYETVVPPLDERDFEKTVIPIVQEYFEHADTNEVVELLAELNLGPMRSEVPSLAVSLALEAKASQRELTSRLLADLCGPVLSRSDMESSFDKLLRELPDLVLDTPGAPQLVGQFIARAVSDQILSKSYIEGYKGRVDCEYTRAALDRAAVLLKMSLGGLRIDNQWGTGGGQRPVTQLIKEMNLLLKEYILSGDSKEAERCLRDLEVPHFHHEFVYEAIVMVLESKGEKTFKMVQQLLKSLSASSVITVDQMRRGYERVYMDIAEINIDVPRAYFILEQFVDKSFSMGIIDVKLRDLCPCRGRKRFVSEGDGGVVKVESF; encoded by the exons ATGGCAAATGACTGCGAGGCCTGGCTGAACGCGAACCCCGTCG AGGCCGGGGACCTGAGCGACTCCTTTGCGTCTGGAGATGAAGACAATCGAGAATTGGTTATCGgcaacaaaaacatcagcaatGAGATCAATGGCAACTGGGTGTCCTCATCCAGCAACAGCATCCATGAAGCGCGTCTCAAGGCGAAGGCCAAGCGGAGGCTGAGGAAGAACTCCTCCAGGGACTCCGGCAGGGGGGACTCTCTGAGCGACACCGGGGATGTGGTCAGGGGAACCTCGGTGGCACCCACTAGCCCCAAGAGCAAGCTGCTGGACAGAAAGTCTCGACTGGGCAAGGGAAGAGGTCTGCCAAAGAAAG gtggtgctggaggaaaaggTGTATGGGGCCGATCTGGTGAAGTTTATGAACCAGAGGAGGTAGACGAGAAAGACCCCAACTACGACGAAGCTCAG GAAAACTGTGTGTATGAGACTGTGGTTCCCCCGCTGGATGAGAGGGACTTTGAGAAGACAGTCATCCCCATCGTGCAAGAGTACTTTGAACACGCAGACACAAATGAAGTAGTG GAGCTGCTTGCAGAACTGAACCTGGGGCCCATGCGGAGCGAGGTGCCCTCGCTGGCTGTGTCGCTGGCCCTGGAGGCCAAAGCCAGCCAGCGGGAGCTCACCTCCAGGCTGCTGGCCGACCTGTGCGGGCCCGTTTTGTCCCGCAGCGACATGGAAAGTTCCTTCGACAAACTGCTCCGAGAGCTGCCCGATCTGGTCCTGGATACACCGGGGGCCCCACAG TTGGTGGGTCAGTTCATTGCACGTGCTGTTAGCGACCAAATATTGTCCAAGAGCTACATCGAGGGCTACAAAGGCAGAGTTGACTGTGAATAcacaag GGCGGCATTGGACCGGGCGGCGGTGCTGCTGAAGATGAGCCTGGGTGGCCTACGCATAGACAACCAGTGGGGGACAGGTGGGGGCCAGAGGCCTGTCACACAGCTCATCAAAGAG atgaacctgctgctgaaggagTACATCCTGTCTGGAGACAGCAAGGAGGCTGAGAGATGCCTGAGGGATCTAGAGGTTCCCCATTTCCACCACGAGTTTGTCTATGAG GCTATAGTGATGGTGTTGGAGTCCAAAGGAGAAAAAACCTTCAAAATGGTTCAGCAGCTACTCaagtctctctctgcctcatccGTCATCACTGTGGACCAAATGAGAAGG GGCTATGAAAGGGTTTATATGGACATTGCTGAAATCAACATCGATGTCCCTCGTGCGTACTTCATCCTGGAGCAGTTTGTCGATAAGAGCTTCAGTATGGGAATCATTGATGTGAAGTTAAGAGATCTTTGTCCCTGTCG GGGTCGGAAGAGATTTGTCAGCGAGGGAGATGGTGGTGTTGTCAAAGTTGAAAGCTTCTGA